From one Brachypodium distachyon strain Bd21 chromosome 4, Brachypodium_distachyon_v3.0, whole genome shotgun sequence genomic stretch:
- the LOC100836057 gene encoding uncharacterized protein LOC100836057, whose product MFVVTVAKAIFFTMKRLFQLDNASNLASVELWVVMTTLLLVVRFLIDFSGPWYSNRFTFATVQIIELLNYNMVHYTLGLMQLSSARVNDYFQVWAVLMVTLQYSVKIGRPYGRSKRIPLLDLMSSVWAANLLRVQTVLLLQIPLWFVWSANAARIITYFLFSDMSVTRNDENVRLVCDYMRYEHTHSDTANTDSMSGYKYLVFGEDRQEMKLDLAKFTLMLDMEHPKLITVEKIWGLHDSGLLGRTADPDDQLKDVCLSFALYKLLHRRFYDLPIHEAQQDKTKKLVFEGILKDKDDDYERVFRVTGVELSFLQDLYHSKHAQLFVRGFPFPSLCLSLVLVAVTGYIAYPVHQIHNRIDSAVLNRNRITHGAFITYIIVGLIIAKEIAEIIMYVFSQWTKIHMICMHIKHPKFGQFWLVVKAMRCMFWLIRKGKWKHQIRQYNLLISSRPRKHIMANLFPRSIKLESQVKNAIFESFKGLNFLDPRPKTNNGLDQNPVRLEAYFSYAFGSKGDLMQQLEWAIDLEADTHRILVWHIATCLCEINLSDNAYGRKTFWMKPRPFVNRSRAPEGVWDHYITASSLSNYCGYLLVKELVPDTGLVVQKVFHEVRLETNRATSKLGMFMSLFDIYDSLMVKAKKNEKPKEEESLQVPQTLGDDSLITEQVAGQDDEGGDYPADALVNEEDPENDVDGDGEDEEDTIIMMGTRLGKQLMDRYEADRIGLWADLAKFWTGFLLHLAANTGAMKHRMHLAGNGELITHLWALLSHAGILGGSHVEHLLDPVNLANINTANRDMTDPTRYPTFVN is encoded by the coding sequence ATGTTTGTTGTAACGGTTGCAAAAGCAATCTTCTTCACCATGAAAAGGCTTTTCCAGCTTGACAATGCCAGTAATTTGGCCAGCGTGGAGCTGTGGGTGGTGATGACGACGCTCCTTCTGGTGGTCAGGTTCCTTATCGATTTCTCTGGGCCGTGGTACTCCAATAGGTTCACGTTTGCCACGGTTCAAATTATTGAGCTTCTAAACTACAACATGGTGCACTACACCTTGGGGCTCATGCAGCTCTCATCGGCAAGGGTAAACGACTACTTCCAGGTTTGGGCGGTGCTCATGGTCACACTTCAATACAGTGTCAAGATTGGCCGCCCATATGGCAGGTCCAAGCGGATCCCACTTCTCGATCTCATGTCCTCCGTTTGGGCAGCCAATCTGCTACGTGTACAGACTGTTCTCCTCCTCCAGATTCCTCTCTGGTTCGTTTGGTCAGCCAATGCAGCCCGTATCATCACATATTTCCTCTTCTCCGACATGTCCGTGACCCGCAACGATGAGAATGTGAGGCTGGTTTGCGACTACATGAGGTATGAGCACACACACTCTGACACCGCCAACACTGACAGTATGAGCGGGTACAAGTACTTGGTATTTGGGGAAGATCGACAGGAGATGAAACTTGACCTTGCGAAGTTCACACTTATGCTTGATATGGAGCACCCGAAGCTTATTACTGTGGAGAAAATATGGGGGCTTCACGACAGCGGGTTGCTGGGCAGAACTGCTGACCCTGACGACCAATTGAAGGACGTGTGCCTTTCGTTTGCCCTGTACAAGCTGCTACACCGTCGGTTCTACGACCTTCCAATACATGAGGCCCAGCAGGACAAGACAAAGAAGCTCGTTTTCGAGGGCATTTTGAAGGACAAGGATGACGATTACGAGAGGGTGTTTCGCGTCACAGGAGTGGAGCTGTCCTTCCTCCAAGATTTATATCACAGCAAGCACGCTCAGCTCTTTGTGAGGGGATTTCCTTTCCCTAGTCTGTGCCTCTCTCTGGTCTTGGTCGCGGTTACAGGGTACATTGCATATCCTGTTCATCAGATACATAACCGGATTGACTCAGCAGTCCTCAACAGAAATAGGATTACTCATGGAGCGTTTATCACTTATATTATTGTTGGTCTCATCATTGCCAAAGAGATCGCGGAAATCATCATGTATGTGTTCTCACAGTGGACCAAAATCCACATGATCTGCATGCACATCAAGCATCCAAAATTTGGGCAGTTTTGGCTTGTCGTGAAGGCAATGAGATGTATGTTCTGGTTGATCAGGAAGGGCAAGTGGAAACACCAGATCCGTCAATACAACCTTCTGATTTCATCTCGTCCACGGAAGCACATCATGGCCAACTTATTTCCTCGAAGCATCAAACTGGAGTCACAGGTAAAGAACGCGATATTCGAGTCATTCAAGGGTCTAAATTTTCTAGACCCAAGACCCAAAACTAATAATGGTCTAGATCAGAATCCAGTAAGGTTGGAGGCCTATTTTTCTTACGCCTTCGGGTCAAAAGGTGACCTTATGCAGCAGCTTGAATGGGCCATTGACCTGGAGGCTGACACCCACAGGATACTGGTCTGGCATATCGCAACCTGCCTCTGTGAGATCAATCTCTCCGATAACGCCTACGGGCGTAAGACTTTCTGGATGAAACCAAGGCCGTTTGTCAACAGGTCAAGAGCCCCCGAAGGTGTGTGGGACCACTACATCACTGCTTCCAGCTTATCGAACTACTGCGGGTACCTGCTTGTCAAGGAACTAGTGCCTGATACCGGCCTAGTTGTCCAAAAGGTGTTTCACGAGGTACGTCTGGAAACCAACCGTGCAACATCCAAACTCGGCATGTTCATGTCCTTGTTTGATATATATGACAGTCTTATGGTGAAAGCTAAAAAGAATGAAAAGCCCAAGGAAGAGGAGTCCCTGCAAGTGCCCCAAACTTTGGGAGACGACTCCCTAATCACTGAGCAAGTGGCTGGGCAAGATGACGAGGGAGGAGATTACCCTGCCGATGCTCTAGTCAATGAGGAAGACCCTGAGAACGATGTCGATGGTGACggtgaagatgaagaagacaCCATAATCATGATGGGCACAAGACTCGGGAAGCAGCTGATGGATAGGTATGAAGCAGACAGGATAGGCCTCTGGGCAGACTTGGCAAAGTTCTGGACGGGTTTCCTCCTCCACTTGGCTGCTAACACTGGAGCAATGAAGCACAGGATGCATCTCGCCGGGAACGGGGAGCTCATAACACACCTGTGGGCTCTGCTGTCTCATGCCGGCATTCTTGGCGGCAGCCATGTGGAGCATCTCTTAGACCCGGTGAACCTCGCCAACATCAACACTGCCAACAGAGATATGACTGACCCGACTAGGTACCCAACctttgttaattaa
- the LOC100836368 gene encoding uncharacterized protein LOC100836368 isoform X2, whose protein sequence is MVNATSLVKSIFTMPTENTYILFRIELLVVVSTVLFLGMSILDIFRSGFHSSIIKAILSIVDSVSDSIVLYVMGAMQIAPFKNQLFPVWAIVLVGFRHSSDFISGYGIQDKDGRRFIEWKNVVKLLGVAFLNKTRGSMFVYPLWSLWCLQILRSKYRMVARQMAFKSVWHGKSSQLVSEYMRTDTQCENFKLEDCKADTMEGYRYLVYGETRQHIVLKKPRYVLHMDTNPEETRIQAKAKAKAARAKARHKTQAAKVNSTSAQPQRENGTRPAKPLIKPSPYSLITLDKIWQCDGALLQTGSTQGDKFKDLSLAFSLSRLLRCRLEDMSLHKDSVPITKNLIMLRIIREEAKRAFMVMELEMSFLNDYFNTRYPMVFWTGFLSLHLSFILSAATFAVACWLFVDILRVYKTHKDEVSHVINGVNVDMVITLIFMLFTVFKEVWEMAAYYLSDWARLLLASTYVRWNRSYVRNYFTENFIGSFFTSKIADSRWHGVLDQYAFLQSYDDSPSAWNFMRKFCTGAIPKKDEGAKLSEPIGIPECVKPAILVTLRSMDLTRAHLLDVIPSLLAESRDQYRWACFELPTSSHIILVWHIATSLCEIKFAQERYIDLTNPGFPLNALSYLTSFCHCCCCSPGPYLVNENMLDGDLKTRYTVANSLSRYCAYLLISKPDLLPDSFLVPKMIFQETVKDARRILKNSDSLEKRYKTLVDKGDTLPQHTTNSKENINIVQKGAKLAKELMREDEESRWEILAGVWADLLVHIAPSWNATAHKNCLESGGELITHIWALLWHCGIEKSMLWPVEGVPRNNAPEAHQNNNAENNSAKPADQWQAAGAIDRDDNHGKVTAATVDGVSFVNGDSHLIRGMQNLGNTCYFNALQGLLALGELRIKMLEQNPPEGSLLWEFKKLLEESTGGANGAGGTLMIENLFSVMSSTYPDFKVGVTEDSNHLLGSFLDGLNMEEPTMVKSLFRGEVAKYVYSKECVHTSVTPEVLDLSLAIPSKEHVSVEDCLDLYASGEVDDWYCTKCSAAARNASSNQKDTTVDEDHTQQSDSAAHQNEQSSHPDQQQTSTPNQDRGKLPMLNGDVHQMEQSHDKHKEEEKKYRAAKVNIRIMKAPTLLTIQLKRFDYVRHGRPEKLDEHVSIQEMLNITKYMDPRLSSKPHTGFIFSPFYFLRIGGNFWILDATV, encoded by the exons ATGGTGAACGCTACGTCTTTAGTCAAATCCATATTCACCATGCCAACGGAGAATACTTACATCTTGTTCCGCATCGAACTCCTGGTGGTAGTCTCCACGGTGCTATTCCTTGGGATGTCCATACTGGACATATTTCGTAGCGGTTTCCACAGCAGCATCATCAAGGCCATCTTGAGCATTGTTGACAGTGTCTCTGACTCTATAGTGTTGTACGTCATGGGAGCCATGCAAATAGCGCCGTTCAAGAATCAGTTGTTCCCAGTATGGGCCATAGTGCTGGTTGGTTTCCGTCACAGCAGCGACTTCATCTCTGGGTATGGCATTCAAGACAAAGATGGGCGACGTTTTATTGAATGGAAGAATGTGGTGAAGCTTCTAGGAGTGGCTTTCTTGAACAAAACACGTGGTTCCATGTTCGTTTATCCTCTTTGGTCGCTCTGGTGTCTACAGATACTGAGGAGCAAATACAGGATGGTAGCACGCCAAATGGCATTCAAGTCTGTCTGGCATGGCAAGAGCTCCCAACTAGTTTCAGAGTACATGCGGACTGATACACAATGTGAAAACTTCAAACTTGAGGACTGCAAAGCAGACACTATGGAAGGATACAGATACTTGGTCTATGGGGAAACAAGGCAGCACATTGTATTGAAGAAGCCTCGGTACGTCCTGCATATGGATACTAACCCAGAAGAAACCCGGATTCAGGCAAAAGCTAAAGCTAAGGCTGCTAGGGCTAAGGCACGACATAAGACCCAAGCTGCTAAGGTTAACAGTACTAGCGCTCAGCCTCAAAGGGAAAATGGTACAAGACCGGCCAAGCCCCTGATCAAGCCTTCCCCGTACTCACTAATCACACTTGACAAGATATGGCAATGTGACGGTGCGCTGCTACAAACCGGCAGCACCCAGGGAGACAAGTTTAAGGATTTGTCACTCGCCTTCTCCTTGTCCAGGCTGCTCCGGTGTAGGCTTGAAGATATGTCACTGCATAAAGACAGTGTTCCCATCACAAAAAATCTAATCATGTTGAGAATCATACGGGAAGAAGCCAAGCGAGCATTTATGGTTATGGAGCTGGAGATGTCATTCCTCAATGACTACTTCAACACCCGCTACCCTATGGTCTTCTGGACAGGGTTTCTTTCGCTCCACTTGAGTTTCATTCTGTCTGCTGCAACCTTTGCCGTTGCCTGCTGGCTCTTTGTGGACATCCTACGTGTCTACAAGACCCACAAGGATGAAGTTTCTCATGTGATAAACGGTGTCAATGTCGATATGGTCATCACATTGATCTTCATGCTGTTCACAGTGTTCAAGGAGGTCTGGGAGATGGCCGCGTATTATCTGTCCGATTGGGCAAGATTACTGCTTGCGTCCACGTATGTACGGTGGAACAGGAGTTATGTGAGGAATTACTTTACAGAGAATTTTATAGGTTCGTTTTTCACATCTAAGATTGCTGACAGTCGGTGGCATGGGGTCCTTGACCAATACGCTTTCTTGCAGTCATATGATGACAGCCCATCAGCCTGGAACTTCATGCGAAAATTTTGTACGGGGGCAATTCCAAAGAAGGATGAGGGGGCAAAACTCAGTGAACCAATCGGTATTCCAGAATGTGTAAAGCCCGCAATCCTGGTGACACTACGCTCCATGGACCTGACACGTGCTCATTTGCTCGATGTCATTCCATCACTCTTGGCTGAATCAAGAGATCAGTACAGATGGGCATGCTTTGAGCTACCAACATCCTCTCATATCATCTTGGTGTGGCATATTGCGACCAGCCTCTGCGAGATCAAGTTTGCACAGGAACGTTACATTGACTTGACAAACCCAGGGTTCCCGCTAAATGCGTTGTCATACCTGACAAGTTTCTGccactgttgctgctgctctccTGGACCATATCTGGTGAATGAAAATATGCTTGATGGTGACCTAAAGACTAGATATACAGTTGCAAATAGCTTGTCACGGTATTGTGCATATCTTCTGATTTCAAAGCCTGACTTGCTCCCAGACAGCTTTCTTGTGCCCAAGATGATATTCCAAGAAACTGTGAAGGATGCTCGTCGGATTCTGAAAAACTCTGACTCGCTAGAGAAGAGGTACAAGACACTCGTTGACAAAGGTGACACACTTCCCCAGCACACCACCAATTCAAAGGAGAACATAAATATAGTGCAAAAGGGTGCAAAACTGGCCAAAGAACTCATGCGTGAAGATGAAGAAAGTCGTTGGGAGATCCTGGCTGGGGTATGGGCAGATTTATTGGTACACATTGCCCCAAGTTGGAATGCAACGGCACACAAGAACTGCCTTGAGTCAGGAGGGGAACTCATAACCCACATCTGGGCACTGCTATGGCATTGTGGAATCGAGAAGAGCATGTTGTGGCCAGTAGAAGGTGTGCCCAGGAACAATGCCCCTGAAGCACATCAAAATAACAATGCTGAAAATAACAGCGCTAAGCCTGCAGATCAGTGGCAAGCTGCAGGTGCAATTGACAGGGATGACAACCACGGAAAGGTAACTGCAGCCACTGTTGATGGGGTGAGCTTTGTGAATGGGGACAGCCATTTGATCAGAGGGATGCAGAATCTAGGGAACACATGCTACTTCAATGCGTTGCAGGGCCTCCTAGCACTCGGTGAGCTGCGGATCAAAATGCTAGAACAGAATCCTCCTGAAGGGTCCCTTCTCTGGGAATTCAAAAAGCTCCTTGAAGAGTCAACTGGGGGTGCCAATGGTGCAGGAGGCACGCTGATGATAGAAAACCTATTCTCAGTTATGAGCTCAACGTACCCAGATTTCAAAGTTGGTGTGACAGAAGACAGCAACCATTTGCTCGGATCCTTCCTAGATGGTTTAAATATGGAGGAACCTACAATGGTGAAGTCGCTTTTCCGTGGCGAGGTTGCTAAATATGTATACAGCAAAGAATGTGTGCATACTTCAGTTACCCCCGAGGTCCTTGATCTCAGTCTGGCAATACCATCGAAGGAGCATGTATCAGTAGAGGATTGCTTGGATTTATATGCCAGTGGGGAGGTCGATGATTGGTACTGTACGAAAtgttctgctgctgctagaaATGCATCTTCCAACCAAAAAGATACTACAGTTGATGAAGACCATACTCAACAATCAGACAGTGCAGCACACCAGAATGAGCAATCCAGCCATCCAGATCAGCAACAAACAAGCACACCAAATCAGGACAGAGGAAAGCTACCGATGCTGAATGGTGACGTACATCAAATGGAACAAAGCCACGATAAACAtaaagaggaagagaagaagtaCAGAGCTGCAAAAGTGAACATCCGCATTATGAAGGCACCAACTTTACTAACCATTCAgctcaagagattcgactatGTTAGACATGGTAGGCCAGAAAAGTTGGATGAACATGTGAGCATTCAGGAAATGCTTAACATAACAAAGTACATGGACCCCAG gttatcttcAAAGCCACACACTGGATTCATCTTTAGTCCTTTCTACTTCTTGCGCATCGGCGGGAACTTTTGGATATTGGATGCAACCGTCTAG
- the LOC100836368 gene encoding uncharacterized protein LOC100836368 isoform X1, with protein sequence MVNATSLVKSIFTMPTENTYILFRIELLVVVSTVLFLGMSILDIFRSGFHSSIIKAILSIVDSVSDSIVLYVMGAMQIAPFKNQLFPVWAIVLVGFRHSSDFISGYGIQDKDGRRFIEWKNVVKLLGVAFLNKTRGSMFVYPLWSLWCLQILRSKYRMVARQMAFKSVWHGKSSQLVSEYMRTDTQCENFKLEDCKADTMEGYRYLVYGETRQHIVLKKPRYVLHMDTNPEETRIQAKAKAKAARAKARHKTQAAKVNSTSAQPQRENGTRPAKPLIKPSPYSLITLDKIWQCDGALLQTGSTQGDKFKDLSLAFSLSRLLRCRLEDMSLHKDSVPITKNLIMLRIIREEAKRAFMVMELEMSFLNDYFNTRYPMVFWTGFLSLHLSFILSAATFAVACWLFVDILRVYKTHKDEVSHVINGVNVDMVITLIFMLFTVFKEVWEMAAYYLSDWARLLLASTYVRWNRSYVRNYFTENFIGSFFTSKIADSRWHGVLDQYAFLQSYDDSPSAWNFMRKFCTGAIPKKDEGAKLSEPIGIPECVKPAILVTLRSMDLTRAHLLDVIPSLLAESRDQYRWACFELPTSSHIILVWHIATSLCEIKFAQERYIDLTNPGFPLNALSYLTSFCHCCCCSPGPYLVNENMLDGDLKTRYTVANSLSRYCAYLLISKPDLLPDSFLVPKMIFQETVKDARRILKNSDSLEKRYKTLVDKGDTLPQHTTNSKENINIVQKGAKLAKELMREDEESRWEILAGVWADLLVHIAPSWNATAHKNCLESGGELITHIWALLWHCGIEKSMLWPVEGVPRNNAPEAHQNNNAENNSAKPADQWQAAGAIDRDDNHGKVTAATVDGVSFVNGDSHLIRGMQNLGNTCYFNALQGLLALGELRIKMLEQNPPEGSLLWEFKKLLEESTGGANGAGGTLMIENLFSVMSSTYPDFKVGVTEDSNHLLGSFLDGLNMEEPTMVKSLFRGEVAKYVYSKECVHTSVTPEVLDLSLAIPSKEHVSVEDCLDLYASGEVDDWYCTKCSAAARNASSNQKDTTVDEDHTQQSDSAAHQNEQSSHPDQQQTSTPNQDRGKLPMLNGDVHQMEQSHDKHKEEEKKYRAAKVNIRIMKAPTLLTIQLKRFDYVRHGRPEKLDEHVSIQEMLNITKYMDPRCVANEDYIYRLVAIIVHEGPKLSEGHNYSYVRGNSTGQEHGLTDTWFSANDEKVEKVSLEEVLECQAYILFYERVDQSKVIFKATHWIHL encoded by the exons ATGGTGAACGCTACGTCTTTAGTCAAATCCATATTCACCATGCCAACGGAGAATACTTACATCTTGTTCCGCATCGAACTCCTGGTGGTAGTCTCCACGGTGCTATTCCTTGGGATGTCCATACTGGACATATTTCGTAGCGGTTTCCACAGCAGCATCATCAAGGCCATCTTGAGCATTGTTGACAGTGTCTCTGACTCTATAGTGTTGTACGTCATGGGAGCCATGCAAATAGCGCCGTTCAAGAATCAGTTGTTCCCAGTATGGGCCATAGTGCTGGTTGGTTTCCGTCACAGCAGCGACTTCATCTCTGGGTATGGCATTCAAGACAAAGATGGGCGACGTTTTATTGAATGGAAGAATGTGGTGAAGCTTCTAGGAGTGGCTTTCTTGAACAAAACACGTGGTTCCATGTTCGTTTATCCTCTTTGGTCGCTCTGGTGTCTACAGATACTGAGGAGCAAATACAGGATGGTAGCACGCCAAATGGCATTCAAGTCTGTCTGGCATGGCAAGAGCTCCCAACTAGTTTCAGAGTACATGCGGACTGATACACAATGTGAAAACTTCAAACTTGAGGACTGCAAAGCAGACACTATGGAAGGATACAGATACTTGGTCTATGGGGAAACAAGGCAGCACATTGTATTGAAGAAGCCTCGGTACGTCCTGCATATGGATACTAACCCAGAAGAAACCCGGATTCAGGCAAAAGCTAAAGCTAAGGCTGCTAGGGCTAAGGCACGACATAAGACCCAAGCTGCTAAGGTTAACAGTACTAGCGCTCAGCCTCAAAGGGAAAATGGTACAAGACCGGCCAAGCCCCTGATCAAGCCTTCCCCGTACTCACTAATCACACTTGACAAGATATGGCAATGTGACGGTGCGCTGCTACAAACCGGCAGCACCCAGGGAGACAAGTTTAAGGATTTGTCACTCGCCTTCTCCTTGTCCAGGCTGCTCCGGTGTAGGCTTGAAGATATGTCACTGCATAAAGACAGTGTTCCCATCACAAAAAATCTAATCATGTTGAGAATCATACGGGAAGAAGCCAAGCGAGCATTTATGGTTATGGAGCTGGAGATGTCATTCCTCAATGACTACTTCAACACCCGCTACCCTATGGTCTTCTGGACAGGGTTTCTTTCGCTCCACTTGAGTTTCATTCTGTCTGCTGCAACCTTTGCCGTTGCCTGCTGGCTCTTTGTGGACATCCTACGTGTCTACAAGACCCACAAGGATGAAGTTTCTCATGTGATAAACGGTGTCAATGTCGATATGGTCATCACATTGATCTTCATGCTGTTCACAGTGTTCAAGGAGGTCTGGGAGATGGCCGCGTATTATCTGTCCGATTGGGCAAGATTACTGCTTGCGTCCACGTATGTACGGTGGAACAGGAGTTATGTGAGGAATTACTTTACAGAGAATTTTATAGGTTCGTTTTTCACATCTAAGATTGCTGACAGTCGGTGGCATGGGGTCCTTGACCAATACGCTTTCTTGCAGTCATATGATGACAGCCCATCAGCCTGGAACTTCATGCGAAAATTTTGTACGGGGGCAATTCCAAAGAAGGATGAGGGGGCAAAACTCAGTGAACCAATCGGTATTCCAGAATGTGTAAAGCCCGCAATCCTGGTGACACTACGCTCCATGGACCTGACACGTGCTCATTTGCTCGATGTCATTCCATCACTCTTGGCTGAATCAAGAGATCAGTACAGATGGGCATGCTTTGAGCTACCAACATCCTCTCATATCATCTTGGTGTGGCATATTGCGACCAGCCTCTGCGAGATCAAGTTTGCACAGGAACGTTACATTGACTTGACAAACCCAGGGTTCCCGCTAAATGCGTTGTCATACCTGACAAGTTTCTGccactgttgctgctgctctccTGGACCATATCTGGTGAATGAAAATATGCTTGATGGTGACCTAAAGACTAGATATACAGTTGCAAATAGCTTGTCACGGTATTGTGCATATCTTCTGATTTCAAAGCCTGACTTGCTCCCAGACAGCTTTCTTGTGCCCAAGATGATATTCCAAGAAACTGTGAAGGATGCTCGTCGGATTCTGAAAAACTCTGACTCGCTAGAGAAGAGGTACAAGACACTCGTTGACAAAGGTGACACACTTCCCCAGCACACCACCAATTCAAAGGAGAACATAAATATAGTGCAAAAGGGTGCAAAACTGGCCAAAGAACTCATGCGTGAAGATGAAGAAAGTCGTTGGGAGATCCTGGCTGGGGTATGGGCAGATTTATTGGTACACATTGCCCCAAGTTGGAATGCAACGGCACACAAGAACTGCCTTGAGTCAGGAGGGGAACTCATAACCCACATCTGGGCACTGCTATGGCATTGTGGAATCGAGAAGAGCATGTTGTGGCCAGTAGAAGGTGTGCCCAGGAACAATGCCCCTGAAGCACATCAAAATAACAATGCTGAAAATAACAGCGCTAAGCCTGCAGATCAGTGGCAAGCTGCAGGTGCAATTGACAGGGATGACAACCACGGAAAGGTAACTGCAGCCACTGTTGATGGGGTGAGCTTTGTGAATGGGGACAGCCATTTGATCAGAGGGATGCAGAATCTAGGGAACACATGCTACTTCAATGCGTTGCAGGGCCTCCTAGCACTCGGTGAGCTGCGGATCAAAATGCTAGAACAGAATCCTCCTGAAGGGTCCCTTCTCTGGGAATTCAAAAAGCTCCTTGAAGAGTCAACTGGGGGTGCCAATGGTGCAGGAGGCACGCTGATGATAGAAAACCTATTCTCAGTTATGAGCTCAACGTACCCAGATTTCAAAGTTGGTGTGACAGAAGACAGCAACCATTTGCTCGGATCCTTCCTAGATGGTTTAAATATGGAGGAACCTACAATGGTGAAGTCGCTTTTCCGTGGCGAGGTTGCTAAATATGTATACAGCAAAGAATGTGTGCATACTTCAGTTACCCCCGAGGTCCTTGATCTCAGTCTGGCAATACCATCGAAGGAGCATGTATCAGTAGAGGATTGCTTGGATTTATATGCCAGTGGGGAGGTCGATGATTGGTACTGTACGAAAtgttctgctgctgctagaaATGCATCTTCCAACCAAAAAGATACTACAGTTGATGAAGACCATACTCAACAATCAGACAGTGCAGCACACCAGAATGAGCAATCCAGCCATCCAGATCAGCAACAAACAAGCACACCAAATCAGGACAGAGGAAAGCTACCGATGCTGAATGGTGACGTACATCAAATGGAACAAAGCCACGATAAACAtaaagaggaagagaagaagtaCAGAGCTGCAAAAGTGAACATCCGCATTATGAAGGCACCAACTTTACTAACCATTCAgctcaagagattcgactatGTTAGACATGGTAGGCCAGAAAAGTTGGATGAACATGTGAGCATTCAGGAAATGCTTAACATAACAAAGTACATGGACCCCAG ATGTGTAGCGAATGAAGATTACATATATCGTCTTGTTGCTATTATTGTACATGAGGGGCCAAAATTGTCTGAAGGGCACAATTATTCTTATGTAAGAGGAAATAGCACTGGGCAGGAGCATGGTCTCACAGACACATGGTTTTCTGCAAATGACGAGAAAGTCGAAAAAGTCTCTTTAGAAGAAGTACTCGAGTGTCAGGCCTACATTCTTTTCTATGAAAGGGTTGACCAGTCAAAG gttatcttcAAAGCCACACACTGGATTCATCTTTAG